In a single window of the Pontibacter russatus genome:
- a CDS encoding App1 family protein, protein MKNLKNKAAKGILKAEDKIDYLTFELKNRLGMNRPLQIVTYRSYGTPTRLYVKGRVLVDKGIRRSEENDTLWENLLNMYRRFESDEVPNARVQLTLQGQQHEITTDVEGYFVLNIEPKEPLQLEDIWHPIDIKLIDAPMKLVEEVCETAFVLVPPPDAEYGIISDIDDTIVRTGATSLLETGRNVLLNNAHSRIPFHGVSQFYRSLQLGRNGKRNNPFFYVSSSPWNNYDLLFHFLELNEIPQGPLLLRDFGIDENKLGHSDHMSHKYKEIENILITYPKLDFILIGDSGQQDPVIYREVVKNHPGRIMAIYIRDVNIADRAKAVTTIADELKRQGEVEMVLVKDTAAAAEHAADSGFIFTEEVQEVSREAELDEKGDK, encoded by the coding sequence AAAAACCTGAAGAACAAAGCTGCAAAAGGCATCTTAAAGGCAGAAGATAAAATCGACTACCTCACTTTTGAGCTTAAAAACAGGCTGGGCATGAACCGCCCACTGCAGATCGTCACATACCGGAGCTACGGCACCCCCACAAGACTGTATGTGAAAGGGCGCGTGCTGGTAGACAAAGGCATCAGGCGCTCTGAGGAGAACGACACACTTTGGGAGAACCTTCTGAACATGTACCGCCGCTTCGAGAGCGACGAGGTGCCCAACGCCCGGGTGCAACTGACGCTGCAGGGGCAGCAACATGAAATCACTACGGATGTGGAAGGTTATTTTGTGCTGAATATCGAGCCGAAGGAACCGCTGCAGTTAGAGGATATATGGCACCCGATCGATATAAAACTGATTGACGCGCCCATGAAACTGGTGGAAGAGGTGTGCGAGACAGCCTTTGTGCTGGTGCCGCCCCCGGACGCGGAATATGGCATCATCTCCGACATCGACGACACCATCGTCCGGACCGGGGCCACTAGCCTGCTTGAGACCGGCAGGAATGTGCTGCTGAACAACGCGCACTCGCGCATCCCGTTTCACGGCGTGTCGCAGTTTTACCGCTCGCTGCAGCTGGGCCGCAACGGCAAGCGTAACAACCCTTTTTTCTACGTGTCCAGCAGCCCCTGGAACAACTACGACCTGCTCTTCCACTTCCTCGAACTGAACGAGATTCCGCAGGGCCCGCTCCTGCTCCGCGACTTCGGCATTGACGAAAACAAGTTGGGCCACTCCGACCACATGAGCCACAAGTACAAGGAGATCGAGAACATCCTAATCACCTATCCCAAGCTCGACTTTATCCTGATTGGCGACAGCGGCCAGCAGGATCCTGTTATCTACCGCGAGGTGGTGAAGAACCATCCGGGCCGTATCATGGCCATCTACATCCGTGATGTGAACATTGCGGATCGCGCCAAGGCCGTCACCACCATTGCCGACGAGCTGAAGCGGCAGGGCGAGGTGGAGATGGTGCTGGTGAAGGACACAGCCGCTGCCGCTGAGCATGCCGCCGATAGTGGCTTCATCTTTACAGAAGAGGTGCAGGAAGTAAGCCGTGAGGCCGAACTGGATGAAAAGGGGGATAAGTAG
- a CDS encoding IS982 family transposase has translation MHFIIDTARVVEVFCFIDDFCKEVEDYFTSHPLPKGLLEKHPAGRKPSLSESEVLTILVLYHLSGFKCFEYYYRRLVLGELRSFFPRAVSYTQFLSLARQACFHAFLLAQCRCSLSARTGHYYIDSKKLPVCDNLRIHSHRVFEGIASRGKGSTGWFFGLKLHLVINQHGELARLLITPANVADNNHQVLGRLLEGLKGKCYGDRGYLSSLLGELLEKGLHLVAKIRKNMKNMLLTLSDKLNLMKRGGIEAVNDILMSVCDIDHTRHRNPLNALVHILSGLTAYTFLDHKNKRFNPARTLA, from the coding sequence ATGCACTTTATCATAGATACTGCCAGGGTGGTAGAAGTGTTCTGCTTCATTGACGATTTCTGTAAGGAGGTTGAGGATTATTTCACTTCCCATCCGCTGCCAAAAGGGCTCTTAGAAAAGCACCCCGCCGGCAGGAAGCCCTCCCTCTCCGAGAGCGAGGTGCTCACCATCCTGGTGCTCTACCACCTCTCGGGCTTCAAGTGCTTCGAGTACTACTACCGGCGCCTGGTACTCGGAGAACTGAGGAGTTTCTTTCCCAGGGCCGTCTCCTACACGCAGTTCCTCTCGCTGGCCCGCCAGGCCTGCTTCCACGCCTTTCTGCTGGCCCAGTGCCGGTGCAGCCTCTCCGCCCGCACCGGCCACTACTACATAGACTCCAAGAAGCTCCCTGTCTGCGACAACCTGCGCATTCACTCCCACAGGGTCTTCGAGGGGATAGCCTCAAGGGGAAAAGGCTCCACCGGCTGGTTCTTCGGCCTCAAGCTGCACCTGGTCATAAACCAGCACGGAGAGCTGGCGCGCCTGCTCATCACACCGGCTAACGTGGCAGACAACAACCACCAGGTGCTGGGGCGCCTGCTCGAGGGGCTGAAGGGCAAGTGCTACGGGGACAGAGGCTATCTCTCCTCCCTGCTCGGGGAACTGCTGGAGAAGGGCCTGCACCTGGTGGCTAAAATAAGGAAGAACATGAAAAACATGCTCCTGACGCTCTCAGACAAGCTCAACCTGATGAAGAGGGGAGGTATAGAGGCCGTCAATGATATTCTGATGAGCGTTTGCGACATCGACCACACCCGTCACCGAAACCCGCTCAACGCCCTGGTCCACATCCTCTCCGGCCTGACCGCCTACACCTTTCTCGACCACAAAAACAAAAGATTTAATCCTGCCAGAACTTTGGCTTAA
- a CDS encoding glycerophosphodiester phosphodiesterase has product MKLIPWTVNTSGEMEELRQMGVDGIITDYPNLLTTPE; this is encoded by the coding sequence ATGAAACTCATTCCCTGGACAGTGAACACATCCGGGGAAATGGAAGAGCTTAGACAGATGGGCGTAGACGGCATCATCACGGACTACCCGAACCTGCTCACAACTCCTGAATAG
- a CDS encoding glycerophosphodiester phosphodiesterase family protein → MAEEFPAFYIEGHRGTRGLMPENTIPSMKKAVDVGANVLEVDVQISKDGQVMVAHDPKLNPEITLLPNGEEITKEDADKYILHQMDYADIRKFDVGSKVNPAFPQQQKLKAYIPLLGELIDSVEQYAAAKGLPPVIYNIEIKADPAKDGVYQPAPAELVKRVMDVVHEKKIGSRFYLQSFDIRQIQEAHRQYPQVVTGFLTSDKNASLEENLRRIGFLPDIYSPTTSWSPTALWQKATGGA, encoded by the coding sequence GTGGCAGAGGAATTCCCTGCCTTTTACATAGAGGGCCACCGCGGCACAAGGGGCCTGATGCCGGAGAACACCATCCCTTCCATGAAAAAAGCGGTGGATGTGGGCGCGAATGTGCTGGAGGTAGACGTGCAGATTAGCAAAGACGGCCAGGTGATGGTTGCGCACGACCCAAAGCTGAACCCGGAAATCACGCTTCTGCCCAACGGGGAGGAAATCACGAAGGAAGATGCCGACAAATACATTCTGCACCAGATGGACTACGCCGACATCCGGAAGTTCGACGTGGGCTCTAAGGTTAACCCCGCTTTCCCACAGCAGCAAAAGCTGAAGGCTTATATCCCTTTGCTGGGAGAATTGATTGACTCCGTGGAGCAGTATGCCGCTGCCAAAGGATTGCCACCCGTTATCTATAACATCGAAATCAAAGCCGACCCCGCGAAAGATGGCGTGTACCAGCCAGCACCCGCAGAACTTGTAAAACGGGTGATGGATGTGGTGCACGAAAAGAAGATAGGCAGCAGGTTCTATCTCCAGTCTTTCGACATCCGGCAGATACAGGAAGCGCACCGGCAGTATCCGCAGGTGGTGACCGGCTTCCTGACGTCGGACAAGAACGCCTCGCTGGAAGAAAACCTCCGCCGCATCGGCTTCCTCCCCGATATATACAGCCCCACTACAAGCTGGTCACCGACAGCCTTGTGGCAGAAAGCCACCGGCGGGGCATGA
- a CDS encoding MIP/aquaporin family protein — MSAFAAEFIGTMFLILLGNGVVANVVLKNTKGNSSGWMVIATGWALSVFTGVVIAAPYSGAHLNPAVTLGLALVGKFGWDQVGLYIAAQLLGAMLGALLVWLVYKPHFETTESPQSQLAVFSTGPAIRQPVSNLFSEAVGTFVLIFVVFYFTNPEIGEEKTPIGMGALGAIPVSFLVWAIGLSLGGTTGYAINPARDLGPRIIHALLPIKNKCDSDWSYAWVPVLGPVLGAGAAALLYMILQI, encoded by the coding sequence ATGTCAGCATTCGCGGCCGAGTTTATCGGCACTATGTTCTTAATCCTGCTCGGTAATGGCGTGGTCGCCAACGTAGTCCTGAAAAACACGAAGGGCAACAGCAGCGGCTGGATGGTGATTGCCACAGGCTGGGCGCTCTCCGTTTTCACGGGGGTGGTGATTGCGGCACCCTACAGCGGCGCGCACCTGAACCCGGCAGTCACGCTGGGGCTGGCCCTGGTGGGTAAGTTTGGCTGGGACCAGGTCGGTTTATATATAGCGGCGCAACTGCTGGGCGCCATGTTAGGTGCTTTGCTGGTGTGGCTGGTATACAAGCCACACTTCGAGACGACGGAGAGTCCGCAGTCGCAACTGGCGGTATTCAGCACCGGCCCTGCTATCCGGCAGCCTGTCTCCAACCTTTTCAGTGAGGCCGTGGGCACATTTGTGTTGATATTCGTGGTGTTTTATTTTACCAACCCGGAAATCGGCGAGGAGAAAACACCTATTGGCATGGGCGCGCTGGGTGCCATTCCCGTTAGCTTCCTGGTCTGGGCCATCGGTCTGTCGCTGGGTGGCACCACAGGCTATGCCATCAACCCCGCCCGCGACCTGGGCCCCCGGATCATCCATGCGCTGCTGCCCATCAAAAACAAGTGCGACAGCGACTGGTCGTATGCCTGGGTGCCGGTGCTGGGCCCTGTGCTTGGCGCTGGCGCGGCCGCTTTGTTATACATGATTTTACAAATTTGA
- the glpK gene encoding glycerol kinase GlpK yields MAKYILAFDQGTTSSRAILFDQSGHIRALAQKEFTQIYPQPGWVEHSASEIWSTQVGVAAEAILKAGLQATDIAAIGITNQRETTVVWDKRTGEAICNAIVWQDRRTAAYCDELKRQGHEPMIREKTGLVIDAYFSATKIRWILDNVAGAKEKAEAGHLAFGTVDSWLIWNLTARKVHVTDVTNASRTLLYNINTLTWDEELLSLFGIPASMLPEVKSSSEVVGETSASLFAARIPIAGIAGDQHAALFGQMCTRPGMVKNTYGTGCFMLMNIGNKPILSTHKLVTTVAWKIKDEVQYALEGSIFIAGAVVQWLRDGLGVISKSAEVEPLARQVKSSDGVYLVPAFAGLGAPHWNQHTRGTMVGMTRGTTKAHIARAALESIAYQTMEVLRAMEADSGIEIKELRVDGGATDNDLLMQFQADILNARVVKPEVTEVTAIGAAYLAGLAVGFWESVEGIQQQWSISKQYDPTASDAHQDQIKGWLRAVRAAKAWADDSE; encoded by the coding sequence ATGGCGAAATACATACTTGCTTTTGACCAGGGAACCACCAGCTCGCGGGCTATTTTGTTTGACCAGAGCGGCCACATCAGAGCGCTGGCCCAGAAGGAGTTCACGCAAATTTATCCGCAGCCAGGCTGGGTGGAGCACAGTGCCAGCGAAATATGGTCGACGCAGGTGGGCGTGGCCGCAGAGGCCATCCTAAAGGCTGGTTTGCAGGCAACAGACATCGCGGCCATCGGCATCACGAACCAGCGCGAAACAACCGTGGTGTGGGACAAACGGACCGGAGAAGCTATCTGCAACGCCATCGTGTGGCAGGACCGGCGCACCGCCGCCTACTGCGACGAACTCAAGCGGCAGGGGCACGAGCCGATGATCCGGGAGAAAACAGGGCTGGTGATAGACGCCTACTTCTCGGCCACCAAAATACGCTGGATACTGGACAACGTGGCCGGAGCGAAGGAAAAAGCGGAGGCCGGTCACCTGGCTTTCGGCACCGTAGACTCCTGGCTGATATGGAACCTGACGGCGAGGAAGGTGCATGTAACGGACGTGACCAACGCCTCCCGCACCCTGCTCTATAACATCAACACCCTCACCTGGGATGAGGAGCTCTTAAGCCTGTTCGGGATTCCGGCCAGCATGCTGCCGGAAGTCAAGTCATCGAGCGAGGTGGTGGGGGAGACATCCGCTTCGCTGTTTGCGGCGCGCATTCCCATTGCGGGCATTGCCGGCGACCAGCACGCCGCGCTTTTCGGGCAGATGTGTACCAGGCCCGGCATGGTCAAAAACACCTACGGCACCGGCTGCTTCATGCTCATGAACATCGGGAACAAGCCTATTTTATCTACCCATAAATTAGTGACAACCGTTGCCTGGAAGATAAAGGACGAGGTGCAGTATGCCCTGGAGGGAAGCATTTTTATAGCGGGGGCCGTGGTGCAGTGGCTGCGCGACGGGTTGGGGGTCATTTCAAAATCAGCGGAGGTGGAGCCGCTTGCCCGGCAGGTGAAAAGCAGTGATGGCGTATATTTGGTGCCTGCCTTCGCCGGATTGGGAGCCCCGCACTGGAACCAGCACACGCGCGGCACCATGGTGGGCATGACGCGTGGCACCACCAAAGCCCATATCGCCCGCGCCGCCCTCGAAAGCATCGCTTACCAGACCATGGAGGTGCTGCGGGCCATGGAGGCCGACTCCGGTATAGAAATCAAGGAACTGCGGGTAGACGGGGGCGCAACCGACAATGACCTGCTGATGCAGTTTCAGGCGGACATTCTGAACGCGCGGGTGGTGAAGCCGGAGGTGACGGAAGTGACTGCCATCGGCGCTGCCTACCTGGCGGGCCTGGCCGTTGGCTTCTGGGAGAGCGTGGAGGGCATCCAGCAGCAATGGAGCATCAGCAAACAGTATGACCCCACTGCGTCCGATGCGCACCAGGACCAGATAAAAGGGTGGCTGCGGGCGGTGCGGGCCGCCAAGGCCTGGGCCGACGACAGCGAGTAA
- a CDS encoding glycerol-3-phosphate dehydrogenase/oxidase, which yields MLHNRQVEMAENKPWSLDRAAYMAAVSDPRRVWDVLVIGGGATGLGVAVDASARGYSVLLLEQADFAKGTSSRSTKLVHGGVRYLAQGNVKLVFEALHERGLLLKNAPHLVMVQSFVIPAYSYLTKLFYGAGLTLYDIMAGRQRFRKTGLLAKDTTARLLPSIRQEGLKGGVEYFDGQFDDARLAVNLAQTCAGNGGVLLNYMAVTGLLKDADGKTAGVKALDTESDRVFELKSKVVVNATGVFVDTVLQMDAPGQRPLVRPSRGVHVVLDRSFLPGDSALMIPETPDGRVLFAVPWHAHVLVGTTDTPLDKSDLEPTASDKEIDFILETAGQYLVKKPTRRDVRSVFAGLRPLAASAAGTASTKEISRSHKLVVSPSGLVTITGGKWTTYRSMAQHTVDKAIEVAGLPAKACVTQSLKIHGYAGAGTITGQAPHLAIYGSDATAILEVEQERPELGQRLHAAFPNTGAEVVWAVRSEMARTVEDVLARRLRVLFLDAGAAIEMAPKVASIMATELGRDMAWQQRQVKAFVAVANGYLLEPHQPSIQTTYD from the coding sequence ATGCTTCATAATCGACAGGTGGAAATGGCGGAAAACAAGCCTTGGTCTTTGGACCGCGCGGCATATATGGCAGCCGTTTCAGACCCGCGGCGGGTGTGGGACGTGCTGGTGATAGGTGGCGGGGCAACAGGCCTGGGCGTGGCGGTGGACGCCTCCGCAAGGGGATATAGCGTGCTGCTGCTGGAGCAGGCCGATTTTGCGAAAGGCACCTCCAGCCGCAGCACCAAACTGGTTCACGGCGGCGTGCGGTACCTGGCACAGGGCAACGTGAAACTGGTGTTCGAGGCCTTGCACGAGCGCGGGCTTCTGCTGAAAAACGCGCCGCACCTCGTAATGGTGCAGTCTTTTGTCATCCCCGCTTACAGCTACTTGACAAAGCTCTTTTATGGGGCCGGGCTCACCCTCTACGATATAATGGCGGGTAGGCAGCGGTTTCGTAAAACAGGCTTACTGGCGAAAGACACGACCGCCCGGCTGCTGCCGTCCATCAGGCAGGAAGGGCTGAAAGGCGGCGTGGAGTATTTCGACGGGCAATTTGACGATGCGCGCCTGGCCGTGAACCTGGCCCAGACTTGTGCCGGGAACGGCGGTGTGCTGCTAAACTATATGGCAGTGACAGGGCTGCTGAAAGACGCGGACGGGAAAACAGCAGGAGTAAAGGCTCTGGACACGGAAAGCGACCGTGTATTTGAACTGAAGAGCAAAGTGGTCGTAAACGCGACCGGGGTTTTTGTGGATACGGTCCTTCAGATGGATGCGCCCGGCCAGCGCCCGCTGGTGCGGCCTAGCCGGGGGGTACACGTGGTGCTTGACAGATCCTTCCTGCCCGGCGACAGCGCCCTGATGATTCCCGAAACCCCGGACGGGCGGGTGCTGTTCGCCGTGCCGTGGCATGCGCACGTGCTGGTGGGCACTACCGATACTCCTCTTGATAAAAGCGACCTGGAACCGACCGCCTCCGATAAAGAGATAGATTTTATATTAGAGACTGCCGGGCAGTACCTCGTGAAAAAGCCCACCCGCCGCGACGTGCGCAGCGTGTTTGCCGGGCTTCGGCCGCTGGCTGCCTCTGCAGCAGGTACCGCTAGCACCAAAGAAATCTCCCGCAGCCATAAATTAGTTGTGTCGCCTTCGGGCCTGGTAACCATCACCGGCGGCAAATGGACCACCTACCGCAGCATGGCTCAGCACACCGTGGACAAAGCTATTGAAGTTGCCGGATTGCCTGCCAAAGCCTGTGTCACGCAGTCTCTGAAAATCCATGGCTATGCAGGCGCAGGCACTATAACTGGGCAGGCTCCGCACCTTGCTATATATGGGAGTGATGCGACAGCCATCCTGGAAGTGGAGCAGGAGCGGCCCGAGCTTGGCCAGCGGCTGCACGCGGCGTTCCCAAACACCGGCGCGGAAGTAGTGTGGGCCGTGCGGAGCGAAATGGCCAGAACCGTGGAAGATGTGCTGGCCCGGCGCCTGCGTGTCCTGTTTCTGGATGCCGGGGCGGCGATTGAGATGGCTCCCAAAGTGGCCTCCATTATGGCAACTGAGTTGGGAAGAGACATGGCGTGGCAGCAGCGCCAGGTGAAAGCGTTTGTGGCCGTGGCGAACGGCTATTTGCTCGAACCTCACCAGCCATCAATCCAGACGACATATGACTAA
- a CDS encoding HD domain-containing protein, translating into MNKLLARLPQQLTYHNLSHTLDVLRQSEHIALAEGFTCPEGLLTLKVAALYHDAGFIDHYFDHEAQGCRIAQQELPGFGFSGAQIDRICGMIMATKIPQSPQSHQEQIICDADLDYLGRGDFTEIAQKLYTELLAFQVLAGEEEWDALQLSFLEKHQYFTGYSKENREHIKQAHLASLKAKFGQANQESA; encoded by the coding sequence GTGAATAAACTGCTTGCCAGACTGCCCCAACAACTGACGTACCACAACCTGTCGCACACGCTTGATGTGCTGAGGCAGTCCGAGCATATCGCGCTTGCCGAAGGCTTTACGTGTCCCGAAGGCCTCCTCACCCTGAAAGTAGCCGCCCTTTACCACGATGCCGGTTTTATAGACCATTATTTTGACCACGAGGCGCAGGGCTGCAGGATTGCCCAGCAGGAGCTGCCCGGCTTTGGCTTCAGCGGGGCGCAGATAGACCGCATCTGTGGGATGATCATGGCCACGAAAATTCCGCAAAGCCCGCAGTCGCACCAGGAGCAGATAATATGCGACGCAGACCTGGACTACCTGGGGCGGGGGGACTTCACTGAAATCGCACAGAAACTATACACCGAACTGCTGGCCTTTCAGGTGCTGGCAGGCGAGGAAGAATGGGATGCCCTGCAGCTATCCTTCCTGGAGAAGCACCAATACTTTACCGGCTATTCCAAAGAGAACAGAGAGCATATAAAACAGGCCCACCTGGCTTCGCTGAAGGCCAAGTTCGGGCAGGCCAACCAGGAGTCGGCTTAA
- the estT gene encoding macrolide hydrolase EstT, with protein MKEKVIKINNIEIYTESFGDNNNPAILLVAGATVSMLFWDAEFCQRLAGNGFFVIRYDNRDVGKSTFYEPGLTPYDIVDLTNDAISILDGYHIDKAHFVGLSLGGLISQIAAIKNPDRVKSLTLMATGPWADSDPTIPEMDTRIIDFHSRSGTVDWTQEDSVVNYLIQGAELMCGRKPFDKQRSENLIRAEFKRANNYLSMFNHAALGGGDDYWNRLNEINRPTLIIHGTEDKIWHYKNAGILLEKIKGSKLITLEGTGHELHFDDWNFIIDKIAKHIND; from the coding sequence ATGAAAGAAAAAGTAATTAAGATAAACAACATTGAAATTTACACTGAGAGTTTTGGGGATAACAATAACCCAGCAATATTATTAGTTGCAGGAGCGACAGTTTCAATGCTCTTTTGGGACGCTGAGTTTTGTCAGCGATTAGCTGGAAATGGATTTTTCGTAATTCGTTACGACAACAGAGATGTAGGAAAATCAACCTTTTACGAACCCGGCTTAACACCTTACGATATTGTTGATTTGACTAATGATGCCATTTCAATTTTAGATGGATACCATATAGACAAAGCTCATTTTGTTGGTTTGTCCTTAGGCGGTTTAATTTCTCAAATTGCTGCCATAAAAAATCCTGACAGAGTTAAATCACTGACACTGATGGCAACCGGGCCTTGGGCTGACTCTGACCCAACAATCCCTGAAATGGACACGCGAATCATAGACTTTCACAGTAGATCGGGTACTGTTGATTGGACGCAGGAAGATAGCGTTGTAAATTATTTAATTCAGGGTGCTGAGTTGATGTGTGGCCGAAAACCATTTGACAAACAAAGAAGCGAAAATCTGATAAGAGCGGAGTTCAAAAGAGCCAATAACTACTTAAGCATGTTTAATCACGCTGCCTTGGGAGGAGGTGACGATTATTGGAACAGATTAAACGAAATAAACAGACCAACACTGATAATACACGGAACGGAGGATAAAATATGGCATTACAAAAATGCTGGTATCCTACTTGAAAAGATAAAAGGCTCTAAACTAATTACTCTTGAAGGCACAGGTCACGAATTGCATTTTGATGATTGGAATTTCATAATTGACAAAATAGCAAAGCACATAAACGATTAG
- a CDS encoding alpha/beta hydrolase, translating into MYTHKKQIITQGRPLSETGRALVMVHGRGATAESILGLAQDLQATDFTLFAPQATNHSWYPFSFMAPAAQNQPALDSALELLHDVVTSIAAQGISSRHIVLAGFSQGACLTAEYATRHAQRYGGLLIFTGGLIGQQLDTSNYKGDFEGTPVLLTTGDPDPHVPVSRVEETHKIMEAMGAIVTERIYKGRPHTILQEEISLAREILSGISASG; encoded by the coding sequence ATGTATACGCATAAAAAACAGATCATCACGCAGGGCCGCCCGCTTTCTGAGACGGGCAGGGCGCTTGTGATGGTACACGGCCGGGGCGCCACAGCCGAAAGCATTCTTGGGCTCGCCCAGGATCTGCAGGCAACGGACTTTACGCTTTTCGCGCCGCAGGCCACCAACCACAGTTGGTATCCCTTCAGCTTTATGGCCCCGGCCGCGCAAAACCAGCCTGCCCTGGATTCTGCCCTGGAACTGCTGCACGATGTGGTGACCAGCATTGCAGCGCAGGGCATTAGCAGCCGGCATATAGTGCTGGCGGGCTTCTCGCAGGGCGCCTGCCTCACCGCTGAATATGCCACCCGGCATGCCCAGCGCTATGGCGGGCTGCTGATCTTTACCGGAGGTCTGATTGGGCAACAGCTAGACACCAGCAATTACAAAGGAGATTTTGAGGGAACGCCGGTTCTGCTTACTACCGGCGATCCCGATCCGCACGTGCCGGTAAGCCGGGTGGAGGAAACGCACAAGATCATGGAGGCAATGGGTGCTATCGTAACGGAAAGGATATATAAAGGCCGACCCCATACCATTCTGCAGGAAGAGATAAGCCTGGCGCGGGAAATCCTGTCGGGCATATCGGCCAGTGGCTGA
- a CDS encoding ring-cleaving dioxygenase → MENSILGLHHITAIAGAAKSNLDFYTKVLGLRLLKKTVNFDDPGTYHLYYGDERGSAGSILTFFPYEGARRGRAGTGMATNIAYAVPEGSFDFWVDRFEKHNVIYNKPSEKFGEPYLTFLDPDGLKLELVVPKNGDNRKAWETDEVKADVATRGFHGVTLTLQQIAPTAAVLTDILGYRLLEQSGNRYRYITDAVENAAIIDLVELPNETHGIGGAGTNHHIAFRVKNEDVLMQFHDKVAQSGLSITNKIDRNYFYSLYFREPGGVLFEIATDNPGFGIDEPWDKLGSGLLLPPQYEPRRAEIESVLPKLD, encoded by the coding sequence ATGGAGAACAGTATATTAGGTCTGCATCATATCACGGCCATCGCCGGGGCGGCCAAGAGTAACCTGGATTTTTACACCAAAGTGCTGGGCCTGCGCCTGCTCAAGAAAACCGTCAACTTCGACGACCCCGGCACTTACCACCTCTACTATGGCGATGAACGGGGGAGCGCAGGCTCCATCCTGACGTTCTTCCCATACGAAGGGGCCAGAAGAGGCCGCGCCGGAACAGGGATGGCCACCAACATTGCCTATGCCGTACCCGAAGGAAGCTTCGATTTCTGGGTTGACCGCTTCGAGAAGCATAATGTTATATATAACAAGCCCTCCGAGAAATTCGGGGAGCCTTACCTGACTTTCCTCGACCCCGACGGGCTGAAACTCGAACTGGTGGTGCCGAAAAACGGCGATAACAGAAAGGCCTGGGAAACAGACGAGGTAAAGGCTGATGTGGCTACAAGAGGCTTTCACGGCGTTACGCTCACCCTGCAGCAAATTGCCCCCACGGCGGCTGTTCTGACAGACATTCTCGGGTACAGGCTGCTGGAGCAAAGCGGCAACCGCTACCGCTATATAACTGATGCTGTGGAAAATGCCGCTATTATTGATTTGGTGGAGCTGCCCAACGAGACCCATGGCATTGGCGGCGCCGGCACGAATCACCACATCGCCTTCCGGGTGAAGAACGAGGATGTGCTGATGCAGTTTCATGACAAGGTAGCGCAAAGCGGCCTCAGCATCACCAACAAGATTGACCGGAATTACTTTTACTCGCTTTACTTCCGGGAGCCGGGCGGGGTGCTGTTCGAGATTGCCACCGATAATCCGGGCTTCGGTATAGACGAGCCCTGGGACAAGCTGGGCTCCGGCCTGTTGCTGCCGCCGCAGTACGAGCCGCGCAGGGCAGAGATTGAGTCGGTCCTGCCCAAGCTGGATTAA
- a CDS encoding NUDIX hydrolase: MSPQQTSPTAQHQKDADLVPQLTSDCVILGFHDNQLRVLLLRWKDTPFWSLPGGPVRQSESVDAAANRILQERTGLDDIFLQQFRIFGEEVRYNRKEIQDKLKHIIAPDIWYKRAISIGYYALVDYSKVNPAPDAYTDECRWWDIQEIPSLLFDHNYMIEVALESLRRQLSWQPIGYNLLPDPFTLPELQRLYETILGRNLDPRNFQRKLLRLGILERQEARRRGGAFRSPYLYRFIKEKYEAVLKEGGLLFV, from the coding sequence ATGTCTCCACAGCAAACTTCCCCTACCGCACAGCATCAGAAAGACGCAGACCTGGTGCCACAACTCACCTCAGACTGCGTCATATTGGGTTTCCATGACAACCAGCTCCGCGTCCTGCTGCTGCGCTGGAAGGACACGCCCTTCTGGAGCCTGCCCGGTGGCCCAGTCCGGCAGAGCGAGTCGGTGGATGCGGCGGCGAACCGGATACTGCAGGAGCGCACGGGCCTGGATGACATTTTTCTGCAGCAGTTTCGTATCTTTGGGGAGGAGGTGCGCTATAACCGAAAAGAGATTCAGGACAAGCTGAAGCACATCATCGCGCCTGACATATGGTACAAGCGCGCCATCTCTATCGGGTACTATGCCCTGGTCGATTATTCAAAAGTGAACCCCGCGCCAGATGCATATACGGACGAGTGCCGCTGGTGGGATATACAGGAAATCCCGTCCCTGCTCTTCGACCACAACTATATGATAGAGGTGGCGCTGGAGTCGCTCCGGCGCCAGCTAAGCTGGCAGCCCATCGGCTACAATCTGCTGCCTGACCCGTTCACCCTGCCCGAACTGCAAAGGCTCTATGAAACCATACTCGGCAGGAACCTGGACCCCCGCAACTTTCAGCGGAAGCTGCTGCGCCTCGGCATACTGGAGCGCCAGGAGGCCAGGCGCAGGGGAGGAGCTTTCCGGTCGCCTTACTTATATAGGTTTATAAAAGAGAAGTACGAGGCAGTGCTGAAAGAAGGGGGCCTGCTGTTCGTCTGA